A window of the Leptolyngbya subtilissima AS-A7 genome harbors these coding sequences:
- a CDS encoding chloride channel protein, whose product MTISMDFEGTTAEETAPRELDYAQTMLAAAAIGIVGGMVATIYYLVLEGFMHLVWHTIPEQIEPFFTESFPAINYVWIAASVGGLLVGLTLYLMGLPGEVSFVVEKVHDPGRIDIKQTPAMVVASLFSIVAGGSAGPEAPLVQVNGSVGGWMAQKLGLTLRTTRIFTFCGMAAALGAFFGAPLGGALFALEIPHRRGLEYYEALIPATLAAILSFVVFRLTTGLSIGGMYHFTSIPPLTLMNLAEGAVLGAIGAAVAALFVLVFRTVGWLTRPLEHRTILLATLGGLSIGLIALVFPQTLFFGEREIETIIKTGSTFGITMLLLIGLAKMLAISCTLHSGFRGGFIFPLFYIGAAVGLAIALGFPQVHPTIGMVCMMAAVNVAITKTPISTTVILSVLSDTAMVPVIVIASLTSFLLTINLNMIKTQRARPLPDLGDRALESTAPQLQPQG is encoded by the coding sequence ATGACGATATCTATGGATTTTGAGGGCACGACCGCTGAGGAAACCGCCCCCCGCGAACTTGACTACGCCCAAACCATGCTGGCCGCCGCTGCCATTGGCATTGTGGGCGGCATGGTTGCCACCATCTACTATTTGGTGCTGGAGGGATTTATGCACCTGGTGTGGCACACCATCCCTGAACAAATAGAGCCCTTCTTCACCGAAAGCTTCCCCGCCATCAATTATGTGTGGATCGCCGCTAGCGTTGGCGGGCTGTTGGTAGGGCTGACACTGTATCTGATGGGCTTGCCCGGCGAGGTTTCTTTTGTAGTCGAGAAGGTACACGACCCCGGTCGCATCGACATTAAGCAGACGCCAGCGATGGTGGTGGCCTCGCTATTCTCAATTGTGGCGGGGGGCAGCGCTGGGCCAGAGGCACCGCTGGTGCAGGTCAACGGCAGCGTCGGCGGCTGGATGGCCCAAAAGCTGGGCCTCACCCTGCGCACCACGCGCATTTTTACTTTTTGCGGCATGGCGGCGGCGCTGGGAGCCTTCTTTGGCGCGCCTTTGGGCGGTGCCCTGTTTGCCCTAGAAATTCCCCATCGGCGAGGGCTGGAGTATTACGAAGCACTGATCCCGGCGACTTTAGCGGCGATTCTTAGCTTTGTGGTGTTTCGCCTCACCACAGGGCTTTCCATCGGTGGCATGTATCACTTCACCTCGATACCACCGCTGACGCTGATGAATTTGGCGGAGGGGGCGGTGCTGGGGGCGATCGGGGCGGCGGTGGCGGCGCTGTTTGTGCTGGTGTTTCGCACGGTGGGCTGGCTGACGCGACCCCTAGAGCATCGCACTATTTTGCTGGCTACCCTAGGTGGGCTTTCTATTGGCCTAATTGCCCTAGTGTTTCCCCAAACGCTGTTTTTTGGCGAACGCGAAATCGAGACCATTATCAAAACCGGCTCGACCTTCGGTATCACTATGCTGCTCTTGATTGGCCTGGCGAAAATGCTGGCGATTAGCTGCACGCTGCACTCGGGCTTTCGCGGCGGTTTTATCTTTCCGCTGTTTTATATTGGGGCGGCGGTGGGGCTGGCGATCGCCCTGGGATTCCCGCAGGTGCACCCCACCATTGGCATGGTCTGTATGATGGCGGCGGTGAACGTGGCAATTACCAAAACCCCGATCAGTACCACAGTGATTCTCAGCGTGCTGTCGGATACGGCTATGGTGCCGGTTATTGTAATCGCTAGCCTGACCAGCTTTTTGCTGACAATTAATTTGAATATGATTAAGACTCAGCGGGCTCGCCCTCTGCCTGACTTGGGCGATCGTGCTCTTGAGAGCACCGCGCCGCAACTCCAGCCCCAGGGATAA
- a CDS encoding acetate--CoA ligase family protein, whose product MPAVQVVARNLCLEWGVFALEEQVILDQLPVSRVNARSTDAFDIHNSRFCEGSNPYLNTAAFVFDFALSGNSDPLPLEVYIDAVGDRYPHLKEHTYDSFAHLFAQVSAEVNRLDIGLYLHRWSVTHRGDRCCIAIEALHGRTTRSVVYAVWDWFEAITQDHQFYIEDQVEVFQRLFRQSVYGGPTVYALLRTAHDKGIPAFYLWDEGLMQYGYGKKLVRGVATTFDTDSHLDSDFTTRKDDCKAFLSTLGFPVPNGEIVATRKEALAAADRVGYPIAVKPVTGHKGEGVTADVRDDEELEVAFDRAVEAIPEDQPVEVIVEKSIAGSDFRILCVNGRFVAAMERRPASVTGDGESTISELIRDANRAANRSDTPMSPLGKIKADGAMEMYLAEQGFNLESVLEADRTVYLRKVANLSAGGVSIDATPTIHPDNVILAQDIAQHFRLTCLGIDVITRDLSRSWKDGNFGILEINSAPGISMHLNPSVGDRVDVTSPILETFFPEDTKIRIPIITFNRVSMRDLQELIDHLLLQYPNWVIGAVCREGVLINRSEKALSPNYNVNVRNLLRNPRLDMLIAEYRGDIFEQDGMFYSGSDMVVLDNPTETETLLTRDVLPHSTIVVREGNNVSIRREGLIEQYRLGGSEPFSRVYLKETGTILA is encoded by the coding sequence ATGCCTGCGGTACAGGTCGTGGCAAGGAATCTCTGCCTAGAATGGGGCGTATTTGCTTTGGAGGAGCAGGTGATTCTCGATCAACTTCCAGTATCCCGCGTGAACGCTCGCAGCACCGATGCTTTTGATATTCACAACAGTCGGTTTTGTGAGGGCAGCAATCCTTACCTCAATACAGCGGCGTTCGTTTTCGACTTTGCCCTCTCTGGAAACAGCGATCCGTTGCCATTGGAGGTTTATATCGATGCGGTAGGCGATCGCTACCCTCACCTCAAAGAGCACACCTACGACTCCTTTGCCCACCTCTTTGCCCAGGTGTCCGCCGAGGTTAACCGACTCGACATCGGACTATACCTGCACCGCTGGAGCGTGACCCACCGGGGCGATCGCTGCTGCATTGCGATCGAAGCTCTCCACGGTCGCACGACGCGATCGGTTGTCTACGCCGTGTGGGACTGGTTTGAGGCCATCACCCAAGACCACCAGTTCTATATCGAAGACCAGGTTGAAGTCTTTCAAAGACTGTTTCGGCAGTCGGTCTACGGCGGTCCCACCGTGTATGCGCTGCTGCGTACCGCCCATGACAAGGGAATTCCCGCATTTTATCTGTGGGATGAAGGACTAATGCAGTACGGCTACGGCAAAAAGTTGGTGCGCGGCGTAGCGACTACCTTTGATACCGATAGCCACTTAGACTCAGACTTCACGACCCGCAAAGACGACTGCAAAGCCTTTCTCAGCACTCTGGGTTTTCCAGTGCCCAACGGAGAAATTGTTGCGACCCGTAAGGAGGCGTTAGCCGCCGCCGACCGAGTTGGCTATCCGATTGCGGTGAAGCCGGTGACGGGGCACAAGGGGGAAGGGGTAACCGCAGACGTGCGCGACGACGAGGAGCTAGAAGTCGCTTTCGATCGCGCCGTCGAGGCCATTCCTGAAGACCAGCCGGTAGAGGTCATTGTCGAGAAGAGTATCGCGGGCTCCGATTTTCGGATCTTGTGTGTCAACGGTCGCTTTGTGGCTGCCATGGAGCGCCGCCCCGCTTCCGTTACCGGCGACGGCGAATCCACCATCAGTGAACTGATTCGCGACGCTAATAGAGCTGCTAACCGCAGCGACACCCCCATGTCTCCGCTGGGCAAGATCAAGGCCGATGGTGCCATGGAAATGTACCTGGCTGAGCAGGGGTTTAATCTGGAAAGCGTTCTAGAAGCCGATCGAACCGTTTATTTGAGAAAGGTAGCGAACCTTTCTGCCGGGGGGGTCAGCATCGACGCCACGCCCACCATTCACCCTGACAACGTGATTTTGGCCCAGGACATTGCTCAACACTTTCGGTTGACCTGTTTGGGCATTGACGTGATTACCCGTGACCTATCGCGATCGTGGAAGGACGGGAATTTCGGCATTCTTGAGATCAACTCTGCGCCAGGGATTTCGATGCACCTCAACCCCTCTGTGGGCGATCGCGTCGATGTCACTTCCCCCATTCTGGAAACCTTCTTTCCCGAAGACACCAAAATCCGCATTCCCATCATCACGTTTAATCGGGTTTCAATGCGCGATTTGCAAGAGCTGATTGACCATCTTCTCTTGCAATATCCCAACTGGGTAATCGGTGCGGTGTGTCGAGAAGGTGTGCTCATCAACCGTTCTGAAAAGGCCTTGAGCCCCAACTACAACGTCAATGTGCGCAACCTGCTGCGCAACCCTAGGCTCGACATGCTGATTGCAGAATATCGAGGCGATATCTTTGAGCAGGACGGTATGTTCTACTCGGGCAGCGATATGGTCGTTTTAGACAATCCCACCGAAACCGAGACTCTGCTGACCCGCGACGTCTTACCCCATTCAACCATTGTGGTACGCGAGGGCAACAATGTCTCGATTCGCCGCGAGGGGCTGATTGAGCAATACCGTTTGGGCGGATCAGAGCCCTTTAGCCGCGTTTATTTAAAGGAAACTGGGACAATTTTGGCCTAA
- a CDS encoding cupin domain-containing protein has product MSDTTVIKVTSEAAPIGAMGQKHLALSKKLAMRLWENEQPDDAKPETQRPYEAIGYVISGRAELHLEGQTVVLEPGNSWVVPEGASHTYKILEPFTAVEVTTPPAVVHGRDQA; this is encoded by the coding sequence ATGAGCGATACAACCGTTATCAAAGTCACCTCTGAAGCGGCACCGATTGGTGCCATGGGGCAAAAGCATCTGGCCCTTAGCAAAAAATTGGCCATGCGGCTGTGGGAAAATGAGCAGCCCGACGACGCCAAGCCCGAGACCCAGCGCCCCTACGAGGCGATCGGCTACGTGATCAGCGGGCGGGCTGAGCTACATCTCGAAGGTCAGACGGTGGTGTTAGAACCTGGCAACTCTTGGGTTGTCCCCGAAGGTGCGTCTCACACTTACAAAATTTTGGAACCCTTCACCGCTGTTGAGGTGACTACGCCCCCGGCTGTGGTGCACGGTCGCGATCAGGCTTAA
- a CDS encoding DUF6891 domain-containing protein, producing the protein MCTSEGKTKVGKLVKEELEHQALEVEWDGNPEKRINVPQIKWQRRAP; encoded by the coding sequence ATCTGCACTTCTGAGGGGAAAACTAAGGTTGGGAAGCTTGTTAAGGAAGAACTTGAGCACCAGGCATTAGAGGTCGAATGGGACGGCAATCCAGAAAAAAGAATCAATGTGCCGCAGATTAAGTGGCAACGACGTGCACCTTAA
- a CDS encoding alpha/beta fold hydrolase, with the protein MPLDFLLRLLSNLGVVAILGGGSYILYQWYEGNLVSDRWLYLSIGLLLWSFLGFLPLLLMHRPGKDEPTPLRSKRVQRLARPDGSEIEVEFYGPDRAPTLILTHGWGPDSTAWYYAKKQLTDQFRVVVWDLPGLGKSQKPKNRDYSLEKYARDLEAVLALVNDQPAILVGHSMGGMILLTFSRLFPERLEQQVAGLILVDSTYTNPLKTTTFSKLLMALQKPLLEPLLHLAIAFSPLLWLTSWLSYLNGSVLLTTKISGFTGTETRGQLNFSSLIGIKSSPGVLVRGVLAMFKFNETATLPKISVPTLVVVGKSDIATRPFASKHMSAEVPQSELSMLSPGGHMALMERNQQFSDIVRAFSIACLKSKQT; encoded by the coding sequence ATGCCCCTCGATTTTTTGTTGCGTTTGCTGTCTAATCTGGGAGTAGTTGCCATTCTTGGAGGTGGATCTTACATTCTCTATCAGTGGTACGAAGGGAATTTGGTCAGCGATCGCTGGCTATATTTGAGCATAGGACTATTACTGTGGTCATTTCTAGGATTTCTGCCCCTTCTGCTAATGCACCGTCCTGGAAAGGATGAACCTACACCGCTGCGCAGCAAACGAGTGCAACGTTTAGCTCGACCAGATGGTAGCGAAATTGAAGTCGAGTTTTACGGGCCCGATCGCGCTCCGACCCTGATTCTGACCCACGGTTGGGGACCCGACAGCACAGCTTGGTATTACGCCAAAAAACAGCTCACCGATCAGTTTCGCGTGGTTGTTTGGGATCTACCGGGTTTAGGAAAATCCCAAAAGCCGAAAAACCGAGACTATTCCCTAGAGAAGTATGCCCGCGACTTAGAGGCAGTGCTAGCTCTAGTAAACGATCAGCCGGCCATTTTAGTAGGGCACAGCATGGGGGGTATGATCCTGCTGACTTTTAGTCGCCTGTTTCCAGAACGCTTAGAGCAGCAAGTTGCCGGCTTAATTCTTGTCGATAGCACCTATACTAATCCGCTTAAAACCACTACTTTCAGCAAACTGCTAATGGCGCTGCAAAAACCTCTGCTAGAGCCGTTGCTACACCTGGCGATCGCGTTCTCCCCTCTGCTATGGCTCACTAGCTGGTTAAGCTATTTGAACGGTTCAGTGTTGCTCACAACTAAAATATCTGGCTTTACAGGTACAGAGACTCGTGGACAGCTTAATTTTTCTAGTTTAATTGGTATTAAGTCATCACCAGGAGTTTTGGTCCGAGGAGTTCTAGCGATGTTTAAGTTTAATGAGACAGCAACGTTGCCTAAAATTTCTGTTCCCACGCTTGTTGTTGTTGGCAAGTCCGATATTGCTACACGACCTTTCGCTAGCAAACATATGAGTGCGGAAGTACCTCAATCGGAATTGAGCATGCTGTCGCCAGGAGGGCACATGGCGCTAATGGAACGCAATCAACAGTTTTCAGATATTGTTCGGGCGTTTAGTATTGCTTGCTTGAAATCAAAACAAACCTAA
- a CDS encoding phytanoyl-CoA dioxygenase family protein: MTPEQKSFFREKGYILLKKTLAKNQVEPIKEHILDELKRLKLWSSGKSLSASVKKMPAFQQIAKLSGMIKQNDLHAKVIAQAASSAIASLTEAKVAPTQSQLLISLPNQGGWTLNGLNWHTDISSSNPHRMPGIQAFVLIDDVKPHGGATLAMAGSHLLSNRGELSSIHEVLRGKGDVEEELRSSDLSIVEMAGQAGDLYLMDMRVLHTPSINSTTSIRMMATVRYLLE, translated from the coding sequence ATGACACCTGAACAGAAGTCTTTTTTTCGAGAAAAAGGGTATATCCTTCTAAAGAAAACTCTTGCGAAGAATCAAGTTGAACCAATTAAAGAGCATATTTTGGATGAATTAAAGAGGTTGAAGTTATGGTCTTCCGGTAAAAGCTTATCAGCCTCCGTTAAAAAGATGCCCGCCTTCCAGCAGATAGCAAAGCTGTCTGGGATGATAAAGCAAAATGATCTTCACGCCAAAGTAATTGCTCAAGCTGCATCTTCTGCCATAGCTTCATTGACTGAAGCAAAAGTAGCCCCAACCCAGAGCCAGCTACTAATCTCCCTGCCAAATCAGGGTGGCTGGACACTCAATGGATTGAATTGGCACACCGACATCTCTTCTTCAAACCCACATCGTATGCCAGGAATTCAAGCTTTTGTCTTGATTGATGATGTTAAACCCCATGGTGGTGCCACATTGGCAATGGCTGGGTCACACCTCCTGAGCAACCGCGGCGAGTTAAGTAGCATCCACGAAGTACTACGGGGAAAAGGCGATGTAGAGGAAGAATTGCGCAGTAGTGATTTATCGATTGTAGAAATGGCTGGCCAAGCTGGTGACCTGTACTTGATGGACATGAGGGTATTGCATACCCCTTCTATTAATTCGACGACAAGCATTCGAATGATGGCAACAGTGCGCTATCTACTCGAATGA